The Ailuropoda melanoleuca isolate Jingjing chromosome 9, ASM200744v2, whole genome shotgun sequence genome includes a region encoding these proteins:
- the PRC1 gene encoding protein regulator of cytokinesis 1 isoform X2 has translation MRRSEVLAEESIVCLQKALNHLREIWELIGIPEDQRLQRTEVVKKHIKDLLDMMIAEEESLKERLIKSISICQKELNTLCSELHVEPFQEEGETTILQLEKDLRTQVELMRKQKKERRQELKLLQEQDQELCEILCVPRYDVDSTSVPSLEELSQFRQHVATLRETKASRREEFVNIKRQIILCMEELDHTPDTSFERDVVCEDEDAFCLSLENIATLQKLLRQLEMRKSQNEAVCEGLRAQIRELWDRLQIPAEEREAVATVMTGSKAKVRKALQLEVDRLEELKMQNMKKVIEAIRVELAQYWDQCFYSQEQRQAFAPYYAEDYTENLLQLHDAEIVRLRNYYEVHRELFEGVQKWEESWRLFLEFERKASDPSRFTNRGGNLLKEEKQRAKLQKTLPKLEEELKARIEMWEQEHSKAFVVNGQKFMEYVTEQWEMHRLEKERAKQERQLKNKKQTETEMLYGSAPRTPNKRRGLAPNTPGKVRKLNTTTMSNATANSSIRPVFGGTVYRSPVSRLPPSGSKPVITSTCSGKKTPRAGRYGANKENVELNGSILSGGYPASAPLQRNFSINSVASTYSEFADPSLSDSSTVGLQRELSKASKSDATSRILNSTNIQS, from the exons ATGAGGAGAAG tGAGGTGCTGGCGGAGGAGTCCATAGTATGTCTCCAGAAAGCTCTGAATCACCTTCGGGAAATCTGGGAATTAATTGGGATTCCAGAGGACCAGCGGTTACAAAGAACTGAGGTTGTAAAGAAGCATATCAAG GACCTCCTGGATATGATGATTGCTGAAGAGGAAAGCCTGAAGGAAAGGCTCATCAAAAGCATTTCCATCTGTCAAAAAGAGCTGAATACCCTGTGCAGCGAGTTACACGTCGAACCATTTCAG gaagaaggagagacaaCCATCTTGCAGCTAGAAAAGGATTTGCGCACTCAGGTAGAACTGATGCGAAAACAGAAAAAGGAGCGAAGACAGGAACTGAAACTACTCCAAGAACAAGATCAAGAGCTGTGTGAAATTCTGTGCGTGCCCCGCTATGACGTCGACAGCACCTCAGTTCCCAGCTTAGAAGAACTGAGCCAATTCAGACAACACGTGGCCACGCTGAGGGAAACGAAG gCGTCTAGACGCGAGGAGTTTGTCAACATAAAGAGACAGATCATCCTGTGTATGGAGGAATTAGATCACACCCCAGACACAAGCTTTGAAAGAGATGTGGTGTGTGAGGATGAAGATGCTTTTTGCTTATCTCTGGAGAATATTGCTACACTACAGAAGTTGCTTCGGCAG CTGGAAATGCGAAAGTCACAAAATGAAGCAGTGTGTGAGGGTCTGCGAGCTCAGATCCGAGAGCTCTGGGACAGGTTGCAGATAcctgcagaagagagagaagctgtgGCCACGGTTATGACTGGGTCAAAGGCCAAGGTCAGGAAAGCG CTGCAATTGGAAGTGGATCGGTTGGAAGAACTGAAGATGCAGAACATGAAGAAAGTGATTGAGGCAATTCGAGTGGAGCTGGCTCAGTACTGGGACCAGTGTTTCTACAGCCAGGAGCAGAGACAGGCTTTTGCTCCTTACTATGCTG AGGACTATACAGAAAATCTGCTCCAGCTCCATGATGCTGAGATTGTGCGGTTAAGAAACTACTATGAGGTTCACAGAGAGCTCTTTGAAGGTGTCCAGAAGTGGGAAGAAAGCTGGAGACTCTTCTTGGAGTTCGAG AGAAAAGCTTCAGATCCAAGTCGATTTACAAATCGTGGAGGGAATcttctaaaagaagaaaagcaacgAGCCAAGCTTCAAAAAACACTCCCCAAG TTGGAAGAGGAGTTGAAGGCACGGATTGAAATGTGGGAACAGGAGCATTCGAAGGCATTTGTGGTGAACGGGCAGAAATTCATGGAGTACGTGACGGAGCAATGGGAGATGCATCGACTGGAGAAGGAGCGAGCCAAGCAAgaaaga CAACTTAAGAACAAGaagcagacagagacagagatgctCTATGGCAGTGCTCCTCGAACCCCCAACAAGCGGCGAGGACTGGCACCCAACACGCCGGGCAAAGTGCGCAAG CTGAACACTACCACCATGTCCAATGCCACGGCCAACAGCAGCATTCGACCTGTCTTTGGGGGGACAGTCTACCGTTCCCCCGTGTCTCGACTTCCACCTTCTGGCAGCAAG cCAGTCATCACTTCCACTTGTTCGGGGAAAAAAACACCCCGTGCTGGGAGGTATGGAGCCAACAAGGAGAACGTGGAGCTCAATGGCAGCATCCTGAGCGGTGGGTACCCCGCCTCGGCCCCCCTCCAGCGCAACTTCAGCATTAATTCTGTTGCCAGCACCTATTCTGAGTTTGCG GATCCGTCCCTCTCTGACAGCTCCACTGTTGGGCTTCAG
- the PRC1 gene encoding protein regulator of cytokinesis 1 isoform X1: protein MRRSEVLAEESIVCLQKALNHLREIWELIGIPEDQRLQRTEVVKKHIKDLLDMMIAEEESLKERLIKSISICQKELNTLCSELHVEPFQEEGETTILQLEKDLRTQVELMRKQKKERRQELKLLQEQDQELCEILCVPRYDVDSTSVPSLEELSQFRQHVATLRETKASRREEFVNIKRQIILCMEELDHTPDTSFERDVVCEDEDAFCLSLENIATLQKLLRQLEMRKSQNEAVCEGLRAQIRELWDRLQIPAEEREAVATVMTGSKAKVRKALQLEVDRLEELKMQNMKKVIEAIRVELAQYWDQCFYSQEQRQAFAPYYAEDYTENLLQLHDAEIVRLRNYYEVHRELFEGVQKWEESWRLFLEFERKASDPSRFTNRGGNLLKEEKQRAKLQKTLPKLEEELKARIEMWEQEHSKAFVVNGQKFMEYVTEQWEMHRLEKERAKQERQLKNKKQTETEMLYGSAPRTPNKRRGLAPNTPGKVRKLNTTTMSNATANSSIRPVFGGTVYRSPVSRLPPSGSKPVITSTCSGKKTPRAGRYGANKENVELNGSILSGGYPASAPLQRNFSINSVASTYSEFAKDPSLSDSSTVGLQRELSKASKSDATSRILNSTNIQS, encoded by the exons ATGAGGAGAAG tGAGGTGCTGGCGGAGGAGTCCATAGTATGTCTCCAGAAAGCTCTGAATCACCTTCGGGAAATCTGGGAATTAATTGGGATTCCAGAGGACCAGCGGTTACAAAGAACTGAGGTTGTAAAGAAGCATATCAAG GACCTCCTGGATATGATGATTGCTGAAGAGGAAAGCCTGAAGGAAAGGCTCATCAAAAGCATTTCCATCTGTCAAAAAGAGCTGAATACCCTGTGCAGCGAGTTACACGTCGAACCATTTCAG gaagaaggagagacaaCCATCTTGCAGCTAGAAAAGGATTTGCGCACTCAGGTAGAACTGATGCGAAAACAGAAAAAGGAGCGAAGACAGGAACTGAAACTACTCCAAGAACAAGATCAAGAGCTGTGTGAAATTCTGTGCGTGCCCCGCTATGACGTCGACAGCACCTCAGTTCCCAGCTTAGAAGAACTGAGCCAATTCAGACAACACGTGGCCACGCTGAGGGAAACGAAG gCGTCTAGACGCGAGGAGTTTGTCAACATAAAGAGACAGATCATCCTGTGTATGGAGGAATTAGATCACACCCCAGACACAAGCTTTGAAAGAGATGTGGTGTGTGAGGATGAAGATGCTTTTTGCTTATCTCTGGAGAATATTGCTACACTACAGAAGTTGCTTCGGCAG CTGGAAATGCGAAAGTCACAAAATGAAGCAGTGTGTGAGGGTCTGCGAGCTCAGATCCGAGAGCTCTGGGACAGGTTGCAGATAcctgcagaagagagagaagctgtgGCCACGGTTATGACTGGGTCAAAGGCCAAGGTCAGGAAAGCG CTGCAATTGGAAGTGGATCGGTTGGAAGAACTGAAGATGCAGAACATGAAGAAAGTGATTGAGGCAATTCGAGTGGAGCTGGCTCAGTACTGGGACCAGTGTTTCTACAGCCAGGAGCAGAGACAGGCTTTTGCTCCTTACTATGCTG AGGACTATACAGAAAATCTGCTCCAGCTCCATGATGCTGAGATTGTGCGGTTAAGAAACTACTATGAGGTTCACAGAGAGCTCTTTGAAGGTGTCCAGAAGTGGGAAGAAAGCTGGAGACTCTTCTTGGAGTTCGAG AGAAAAGCTTCAGATCCAAGTCGATTTACAAATCGTGGAGGGAATcttctaaaagaagaaaagcaacgAGCCAAGCTTCAAAAAACACTCCCCAAG TTGGAAGAGGAGTTGAAGGCACGGATTGAAATGTGGGAACAGGAGCATTCGAAGGCATTTGTGGTGAACGGGCAGAAATTCATGGAGTACGTGACGGAGCAATGGGAGATGCATCGACTGGAGAAGGAGCGAGCCAAGCAAgaaaga CAACTTAAGAACAAGaagcagacagagacagagatgctCTATGGCAGTGCTCCTCGAACCCCCAACAAGCGGCGAGGACTGGCACCCAACACGCCGGGCAAAGTGCGCAAG CTGAACACTACCACCATGTCCAATGCCACGGCCAACAGCAGCATTCGACCTGTCTTTGGGGGGACAGTCTACCGTTCCCCCGTGTCTCGACTTCCACCTTCTGGCAGCAAG cCAGTCATCACTTCCACTTGTTCGGGGAAAAAAACACCCCGTGCTGGGAGGTATGGAGCCAACAAGGAGAACGTGGAGCTCAATGGCAGCATCCTGAGCGGTGGGTACCCCGCCTCGGCCCCCCTCCAGCGCAACTTCAGCATTAATTCTGTTGCCAGCACCTATTCTGAGTTTGCG AAGGATCCGTCCCTCTCTGACAGCTCCACTGTTGGGCTTCAG
- the PRC1 gene encoding protein regulator of cytokinesis 1 isoform X5, which produces MRRSEVLAEESIVCLQKALNHLREIWELIGIPEDQRLQRTEVVKKHIKDLLDMMIAEEESLKERLIKSISICQKELNTLCSELHVEPFQEEGETTILQLEKDLRTQVELMRKQKKERRQELKLLQEQDQELCEILCVPRYDVDSTSVPSLEELSQFRQHVATLRETKASRREEFVNIKRQIILCMEELDHTPDTSFERDVVCEDEDAFCLSLENIATLQKLLRQLEMRKSQNEAVCEGLRAQIRELWDRLQIPAEEREAVATVMTGSKAKVRKALQLEVDRLEELKMQNMKKVIEAIRVELAQYWDQCFYSQEQRQAFAPYYAEDYTENLLQLHDAEIVRLRNYYEVHRELFEGVQKWEESWRLFLEFERKASDPSRFTNRGGNLLKEEKQRAKLQKTLPKLEEELKARIEMWEQEHSKAFVVNGQKFMEYVTEQWEMHRLEKERAKQERQLKNKKQTETEMLYGSAPRTPNKRRGLAPNTPGKVRKLNTTTMSNATANSSIRPVFGGTVYRSPVSRLPPSGSKPVITSTCSGKKTPRAGRYGANKENVELNGSILSEGSVPL; this is translated from the exons ATGAGGAGAAG tGAGGTGCTGGCGGAGGAGTCCATAGTATGTCTCCAGAAAGCTCTGAATCACCTTCGGGAAATCTGGGAATTAATTGGGATTCCAGAGGACCAGCGGTTACAAAGAACTGAGGTTGTAAAGAAGCATATCAAG GACCTCCTGGATATGATGATTGCTGAAGAGGAAAGCCTGAAGGAAAGGCTCATCAAAAGCATTTCCATCTGTCAAAAAGAGCTGAATACCCTGTGCAGCGAGTTACACGTCGAACCATTTCAG gaagaaggagagacaaCCATCTTGCAGCTAGAAAAGGATTTGCGCACTCAGGTAGAACTGATGCGAAAACAGAAAAAGGAGCGAAGACAGGAACTGAAACTACTCCAAGAACAAGATCAAGAGCTGTGTGAAATTCTGTGCGTGCCCCGCTATGACGTCGACAGCACCTCAGTTCCCAGCTTAGAAGAACTGAGCCAATTCAGACAACACGTGGCCACGCTGAGGGAAACGAAG gCGTCTAGACGCGAGGAGTTTGTCAACATAAAGAGACAGATCATCCTGTGTATGGAGGAATTAGATCACACCCCAGACACAAGCTTTGAAAGAGATGTGGTGTGTGAGGATGAAGATGCTTTTTGCTTATCTCTGGAGAATATTGCTACACTACAGAAGTTGCTTCGGCAG CTGGAAATGCGAAAGTCACAAAATGAAGCAGTGTGTGAGGGTCTGCGAGCTCAGATCCGAGAGCTCTGGGACAGGTTGCAGATAcctgcagaagagagagaagctgtgGCCACGGTTATGACTGGGTCAAAGGCCAAGGTCAGGAAAGCG CTGCAATTGGAAGTGGATCGGTTGGAAGAACTGAAGATGCAGAACATGAAGAAAGTGATTGAGGCAATTCGAGTGGAGCTGGCTCAGTACTGGGACCAGTGTTTCTACAGCCAGGAGCAGAGACAGGCTTTTGCTCCTTACTATGCTG AGGACTATACAGAAAATCTGCTCCAGCTCCATGATGCTGAGATTGTGCGGTTAAGAAACTACTATGAGGTTCACAGAGAGCTCTTTGAAGGTGTCCAGAAGTGGGAAGAAAGCTGGAGACTCTTCTTGGAGTTCGAG AGAAAAGCTTCAGATCCAAGTCGATTTACAAATCGTGGAGGGAATcttctaaaagaagaaaagcaacgAGCCAAGCTTCAAAAAACACTCCCCAAG TTGGAAGAGGAGTTGAAGGCACGGATTGAAATGTGGGAACAGGAGCATTCGAAGGCATTTGTGGTGAACGGGCAGAAATTCATGGAGTACGTGACGGAGCAATGGGAGATGCATCGACTGGAGAAGGAGCGAGCCAAGCAAgaaaga CAACTTAAGAACAAGaagcagacagagacagagatgctCTATGGCAGTGCTCCTCGAACCCCCAACAAGCGGCGAGGACTGGCACCCAACACGCCGGGCAAAGTGCGCAAG CTGAACACTACCACCATGTCCAATGCCACGGCCAACAGCAGCATTCGACCTGTCTTTGGGGGGACAGTCTACCGTTCCCCCGTGTCTCGACTTCCACCTTCTGGCAGCAAG cCAGTCATCACTTCCACTTGTTCGGGGAAAAAAACACCCCGTGCTGGGAGGTATGGAGCCAACAAGGAGAACGTGGAGCTCAATGGCAGCATCCTGAGCG AAGGATCCGTCCCTCTCTGA
- the PRC1 gene encoding protein regulator of cytokinesis 1 isoform X3: protein MRRSEVLAEESIVCLQKALNHLREIWELIGIPEDQRLQRTEVVKKHIKDLLDMMIAEEESLKERLIKSISICQKELNTLCSELHVEPFQEEGETTILQLEKDLRTQVELMRKQKKERRQELKLLQEQDQELCEILCVPRYDVDSTSVPSLEELSQFRQHVATLRETKASRREEFVNIKRQIILCMEELDHTPDTSFERDVVCEDEDAFCLSLENIATLQKLLRQLEMRKSQNEAVCEGLRAQIRELWDRLQIPAEEREAVATVMTGSKAKVRKALQLEVDRLEELKMQNMKKVIEAIRVELAQYWDQCFYSQEQRQAFAPYYAEDYTENLLQLHDAEIVRLRNYYEVHRELFEGVQKWEESWRLFLEFERKASDPSRFTNRGGNLLKEEKQRAKLQKTLPKLEEELKARIEMWEQEHSKAFVVNGQKFMEYVTEQWEMHRLEKERAKQERQLKNKKQTETEMLYGSAPRTPNKRRGLAPNTPGKVRKLNTTTMSNATANSSIRPVFGGTVYRSPVSRLPPSGSKPVITSTCSGKKTPRAGRYGANKENVELNGSILSGGYPASAPLQRNFSINSVASTYSEFARELSKASKSDATSRILNSTNIQS, encoded by the exons ATGAGGAGAAG tGAGGTGCTGGCGGAGGAGTCCATAGTATGTCTCCAGAAAGCTCTGAATCACCTTCGGGAAATCTGGGAATTAATTGGGATTCCAGAGGACCAGCGGTTACAAAGAACTGAGGTTGTAAAGAAGCATATCAAG GACCTCCTGGATATGATGATTGCTGAAGAGGAAAGCCTGAAGGAAAGGCTCATCAAAAGCATTTCCATCTGTCAAAAAGAGCTGAATACCCTGTGCAGCGAGTTACACGTCGAACCATTTCAG gaagaaggagagacaaCCATCTTGCAGCTAGAAAAGGATTTGCGCACTCAGGTAGAACTGATGCGAAAACAGAAAAAGGAGCGAAGACAGGAACTGAAACTACTCCAAGAACAAGATCAAGAGCTGTGTGAAATTCTGTGCGTGCCCCGCTATGACGTCGACAGCACCTCAGTTCCCAGCTTAGAAGAACTGAGCCAATTCAGACAACACGTGGCCACGCTGAGGGAAACGAAG gCGTCTAGACGCGAGGAGTTTGTCAACATAAAGAGACAGATCATCCTGTGTATGGAGGAATTAGATCACACCCCAGACACAAGCTTTGAAAGAGATGTGGTGTGTGAGGATGAAGATGCTTTTTGCTTATCTCTGGAGAATATTGCTACACTACAGAAGTTGCTTCGGCAG CTGGAAATGCGAAAGTCACAAAATGAAGCAGTGTGTGAGGGTCTGCGAGCTCAGATCCGAGAGCTCTGGGACAGGTTGCAGATAcctgcagaagagagagaagctgtgGCCACGGTTATGACTGGGTCAAAGGCCAAGGTCAGGAAAGCG CTGCAATTGGAAGTGGATCGGTTGGAAGAACTGAAGATGCAGAACATGAAGAAAGTGATTGAGGCAATTCGAGTGGAGCTGGCTCAGTACTGGGACCAGTGTTTCTACAGCCAGGAGCAGAGACAGGCTTTTGCTCCTTACTATGCTG AGGACTATACAGAAAATCTGCTCCAGCTCCATGATGCTGAGATTGTGCGGTTAAGAAACTACTATGAGGTTCACAGAGAGCTCTTTGAAGGTGTCCAGAAGTGGGAAGAAAGCTGGAGACTCTTCTTGGAGTTCGAG AGAAAAGCTTCAGATCCAAGTCGATTTACAAATCGTGGAGGGAATcttctaaaagaagaaaagcaacgAGCCAAGCTTCAAAAAACACTCCCCAAG TTGGAAGAGGAGTTGAAGGCACGGATTGAAATGTGGGAACAGGAGCATTCGAAGGCATTTGTGGTGAACGGGCAGAAATTCATGGAGTACGTGACGGAGCAATGGGAGATGCATCGACTGGAGAAGGAGCGAGCCAAGCAAgaaaga CAACTTAAGAACAAGaagcagacagagacagagatgctCTATGGCAGTGCTCCTCGAACCCCCAACAAGCGGCGAGGACTGGCACCCAACACGCCGGGCAAAGTGCGCAAG CTGAACACTACCACCATGTCCAATGCCACGGCCAACAGCAGCATTCGACCTGTCTTTGGGGGGACAGTCTACCGTTCCCCCGTGTCTCGACTTCCACCTTCTGGCAGCAAG cCAGTCATCACTTCCACTTGTTCGGGGAAAAAAACACCCCGTGCTGGGAGGTATGGAGCCAACAAGGAGAACGTGGAGCTCAATGGCAGCATCCTGAGCGGTGGGTACCCCGCCTCGGCCCCCCTCCAGCGCAACTTCAGCATTAATTCTGTTGCCAGCACCTATTCTGAGTTTGCG
- the PRC1 gene encoding protein regulator of cytokinesis 1 isoform X4, producing MRRSEVLAEESIVCLQKALNHLREIWELIGIPEDQRLQRTEVVKKHIKDLLDMMIAEEESLKERLIKSISICQKELNTLCSELHVEPFQEEGETTILQLEKDLRTQVELMRKQKKERRQELKLLQEQDQELCEILCVPRYDVDSTSVPSLEELSQFRQHVATLRETKASRREEFVNIKRQIILCMEELDHTPDTSFERDVVCEDEDAFCLSLENIATLQKLLRQLEMRKSQNEAVCEGLRAQIRELWDRLQIPAEEREAVATVMTGSKAKVRKALQLEVDRLEELKMQNMKKVIEAIRVELAQYWDQCFYSQEQRQAFAPYYAEDYTENLLQLHDAEIVRLRNYYEVHRELFEGVQKWEESWRLFLEFERKASDPSRFTNRGGNLLKEEKQRAKLQKTLPKLEEELKARIEMWEQEHSKAFVVNGQKFMEYVTEQWEMHRLEKERAKQERQLKNKKQTETEMLYGSAPRTPNKRRGLAPNTPGKVRKLNTTTMSNATANSSIRPVFGGTVYRSPVSRLPPSGSKPVITSTCSGKKTPRAGRYGANKENVELNGSILSARTFKGFQI from the exons ATGAGGAGAAG tGAGGTGCTGGCGGAGGAGTCCATAGTATGTCTCCAGAAAGCTCTGAATCACCTTCGGGAAATCTGGGAATTAATTGGGATTCCAGAGGACCAGCGGTTACAAAGAACTGAGGTTGTAAAGAAGCATATCAAG GACCTCCTGGATATGATGATTGCTGAAGAGGAAAGCCTGAAGGAAAGGCTCATCAAAAGCATTTCCATCTGTCAAAAAGAGCTGAATACCCTGTGCAGCGAGTTACACGTCGAACCATTTCAG gaagaaggagagacaaCCATCTTGCAGCTAGAAAAGGATTTGCGCACTCAGGTAGAACTGATGCGAAAACAGAAAAAGGAGCGAAGACAGGAACTGAAACTACTCCAAGAACAAGATCAAGAGCTGTGTGAAATTCTGTGCGTGCCCCGCTATGACGTCGACAGCACCTCAGTTCCCAGCTTAGAAGAACTGAGCCAATTCAGACAACACGTGGCCACGCTGAGGGAAACGAAG gCGTCTAGACGCGAGGAGTTTGTCAACATAAAGAGACAGATCATCCTGTGTATGGAGGAATTAGATCACACCCCAGACACAAGCTTTGAAAGAGATGTGGTGTGTGAGGATGAAGATGCTTTTTGCTTATCTCTGGAGAATATTGCTACACTACAGAAGTTGCTTCGGCAG CTGGAAATGCGAAAGTCACAAAATGAAGCAGTGTGTGAGGGTCTGCGAGCTCAGATCCGAGAGCTCTGGGACAGGTTGCAGATAcctgcagaagagagagaagctgtgGCCACGGTTATGACTGGGTCAAAGGCCAAGGTCAGGAAAGCG CTGCAATTGGAAGTGGATCGGTTGGAAGAACTGAAGATGCAGAACATGAAGAAAGTGATTGAGGCAATTCGAGTGGAGCTGGCTCAGTACTGGGACCAGTGTTTCTACAGCCAGGAGCAGAGACAGGCTTTTGCTCCTTACTATGCTG AGGACTATACAGAAAATCTGCTCCAGCTCCATGATGCTGAGATTGTGCGGTTAAGAAACTACTATGAGGTTCACAGAGAGCTCTTTGAAGGTGTCCAGAAGTGGGAAGAAAGCTGGAGACTCTTCTTGGAGTTCGAG AGAAAAGCTTCAGATCCAAGTCGATTTACAAATCGTGGAGGGAATcttctaaaagaagaaaagcaacgAGCCAAGCTTCAAAAAACACTCCCCAAG TTGGAAGAGGAGTTGAAGGCACGGATTGAAATGTGGGAACAGGAGCATTCGAAGGCATTTGTGGTGAACGGGCAGAAATTCATGGAGTACGTGACGGAGCAATGGGAGATGCATCGACTGGAGAAGGAGCGAGCCAAGCAAgaaaga CAACTTAAGAACAAGaagcagacagagacagagatgctCTATGGCAGTGCTCCTCGAACCCCCAACAAGCGGCGAGGACTGGCACCCAACACGCCGGGCAAAGTGCGCAAG CTGAACACTACCACCATGTCCAATGCCACGGCCAACAGCAGCATTCGACCTGTCTTTGGGGGGACAGTCTACCGTTCCCCCGTGTCTCGACTTCCACCTTCTGGCAGCAAG cCAGTCATCACTTCCACTTGTTCGGGGAAAAAAACACCCCGTGCTGGGAGGTATGGAGCCAACAAGGAGAACGTGGAGCTCAATGGCAGCATCCTGAGCG
- the VPS33B gene encoding vacuolar protein sorting-associated protein 33B yields the protein MAFPHRPDAPELPDFSMLKRLARDQLIYLLEQLPGKKDLFIEADLMSPLDRIANVSILKQHEVDKLYKVENKPALSSNEQLCFLVRPRIKNMRYVASLVNADKLAGRTRKYKVIFSPQKFHACEMVLEEEGVFGDVSCDEWAFSLLPLDVDLLSMELPEFFRDYFLEGDQRWINTVAQALHLLSTLYGPFPSCYGIGRCSKMSYELWRKMGEEEDGETKGRRPEIGHIFLLDRDVDFVTALCSQVVYEGLVDDTFRIKCGSVDFGPEVTSSDRSLKVLLNAEDKVFNEIRNEHFSNVFGFLSQKARNLQAQYDRRRGMDIKQMKNFVSQELKGLKQEHRLLSVHIGACESIMKKKTKQDFQELIKTEHALLEGFSIRESTSYIEEHIDRQVSPIESLRLMCLLSITENGLIPKEYRSLKTQYLQSYGPEHLLTFSNLRRAGLLTEQAPGDTLTAVESKVSKLVTDKAAGKITDAFSSLAKRSNFRAISKKLNLIPRVDGEYDLKVPRDMAYVFSGAYVPLSCRLIEQVLERRSWQGLDEVVRLLNCGELAFTDMTKEDKASSESLRLILVVFLGGCTFSEISALRFLGREKGYRFIFLTTAVTNSARLMEAMSEVKA from the exons CTTCCAGGGAAAAAGGACTTGTTCATTGAGGCAGATCTCATGAGCCCTTTGGATCGGATCGCCAATGTCTCCATCCTGAAG CAACATGAAGTCGACAAGCTGTACAAGGTGGAGAATAAGCCAGCCCTCAGCTCCAATGAACA GTTGTGCTTCTTGGTCCGACCCCGCATCAAGAACATGCGATACGTTGCCA GTCTTGTCAATGCTGACAAATTGGCTGGCCGAACTCGAAAATACAAAGTGATCTTCAGCCCTCAGAAG TTTCATGCGTGTGAGATGGTGCTGGAAGAAGAGGGAGTCTTTGGAG ATGTGAGCTGTGACGAATGGGCCTTTTCTTTGCTGCCTCTTGATGTGGATctgttgagcatggagctccCAGAATTTTTCAGGGACTACTTCCTG GAAGGAGACCAGCGCTGGATCAACACTGTGGCGCAGGCCTTGCACCTTCTCAGCACTCTCTACGGGCCCTTCCCCAGCTGCTACGGGATTGGCAGGTGCAGCAAG ATGTCCTACGAATTGTGGAGGaaaatgggggaggaggaggatggcGAAACCAAGGGCCGAAGGCCGGAGATTGGACACATCTTCCTCCTGGACAGAG ATGTGGACTTCGTGACGGCCCTTTGCTCCCAGGTGGTTTACGAGGGCCTGGTGGACGACACCTTCCGCATCAAGTGTG GGAGTGTCGACTTTGGCCCAGAAGTCACATCCTCTGACAGGAGCTTAAAGGTTCTACTCAATGCTGAGGACAAG GTGTTTAATGAGATTCGTAATGAGCACTTCTCCAACGTCTTCGGCTTTTTGAGCCAGAAGGCCCGGAACTTGCAAGCTCAGTATGAC CGCCGGAGAGGCATGGACATCAAGCAGATGAAGAACTTCGTGTCCCAGGAGCTCAAGGGACTGAAACAGGAGCACCGCCTGCTGAGCGTCC ATATCGGGGCCTGTGAATCCATCATGAAGAAGAAGACCAAGCAGGACTTCCAGGAGCTCATCAAGACTGAGCATG CGCTGCTGGAGGGCTTTAGCATCCGGGAGAGCACCAGCTACATCGAAGAGCACATAGACCGGCAG GTGTCGCCTATAGAAAGCCTTCGCCTCATGTGCCTTCTGTCCATCACGGAGAATG GTTTGATTCCCAAGGAATACCGATCTCTGAAAACACAGTATCTGCAG AGCTATGGCCCCGAGCACCTGCTAACCTTCTCCAATCTGCGGCGAGCGGGGCTCCTCACGGAGCAGGCCCCGGGGGACACCCTTACAGCTGTGGAGAGTAAAGTGAGCAAGCTGGTGACGGACAAGGCTGCAG GAAAGATTACTGATGCCTTCAGTTCTCTGGCCAAGAGGAGCAATTTCCGTGCCATCAGCAAGAAGCTGAATTTG ATCCCACGTGTGGATGGCGAGTACGATCTGAAAGTACCACGGGACATGGCCTACGTCTTCAGTGGTGCTTATGTGCCCCTGAGCTGCCGACTCATTGAGCAG GTGCTGGAGCGGCGGAGCTGGCAGGGTCTGGACGAGGTGGTGCGTCTGCTCAACTGTGGCGAGTTGGCCTTCACAG ACATGACCAAGGAAGACAAGGCTTCCAGCGAGTCCTTGCGCCTCATCCTGGTGGTGTTCCTGGGTGGTTGCACGTTCTCGGAGATCTCAGCCCTCCGGTTCCTGGGCAGGGAGAAAG GGTACAGGTTCATTTTTCTGACAACGGCAGTCACAAACAGTGCTCGCCTCATGGAAGCCATGAGTGAGGTGAAAGCCTGA